In Balneola vulgaris DSM 17893, the following are encoded in one genomic region:
- a CDS encoding PID-CTERM protein-sorting domain-containing protein, whose amino-acid sequence MKIFITILASLAMILLLSVWAVAQPGLPSAPAQAPIDGGLGLLAAAGGAYAYKKLKGNKASE is encoded by the coding sequence ATGAAGATATTTATCACAATACTCGCAAGTTTAGCAATGATACTATTACTCTCGGTGTGGGCGGTTGCTCAGCCGGGATTACCAAGTGCACCCGCACAAGCCCCAATTGATGGTGGCCTCGGCTTACTAGCCGCAGCAGGTGGCGCGTATGCTTATAAAAAACTCAAAGGCAACAAAGCTTCTGAGTAG